One window of Sardina pilchardus chromosome 2, fSarPil1.1, whole genome shotgun sequence genomic DNA carries:
- the buc gene encoding bucky ball — translation MEDMKNQYPLYGNWGHQPHHTRPFLCVPQPTQPYFTSYPWNMNPYSQYGFPWPAMSYGRYMAPVQYMQQPYVVPQAPLYPDYRRSFSHHYPLPPAQDGIVPYHAEQSSLLRETACSEAQTEPYDVVSDTDPPAEDMGSNRAVFSSTPAAVLYPGKEEVPSGSDRPVSDAPAPQRVRFNSQKQGDPAIQQKSLGESSAALYDAESSQGCLEECVLSDVMPLDGSSIQDVCLTEKGSASDQPSQNLAVEDGQQIEDGATTPYPDSGVHECGPSNQSVESKEAISPSESLPSKDYSDLVSGSDPIPGADSLVSPGSEDVEDLPFRILRLPCTKMTTTSLLDKSNPLWCAEKASSLMPPDSCFLRTGSYSYYPHADQERQSVLSPSLDELSSRDELFSTDVEDVDLVSEPVCVQGGRLDDEGSDPYSALRKGHLGSTGSEEHCTACQETCSTCGLSLRASSPEFVHADYPERAGHCGGSGVLDVAGSEEGEDEWSSYEARDVSVNYLPQSSRRSASPCYRAPTYSPKRDFCGERGGTDWDEQGHGYSRECFERKAVGRTDKNTGRPSRSAPPRSYSDKQWGDGTTGPDKEGWGNSVGKPKAKPWKPGNRNQELGLKAARRGSSCKRFESPKPRRNEFDDHNDAEFSHYKRGRGSAKKKGTRY, via the exons ATGGAAG aCATGAAGAATCAATATCCACTTTATGGGAATTGGGGGCATCAACCACACCACACTAGACCATTTCTCTGTGTTCCACAACCCACTCAACCTTATTTCACGTCCTACCCATGGAATATGAATCCATACAGTCAGTATGGTTTTCCATGGCCAG CCATGTCGTATGGACGATACATGGCACCAGTCCAATATATGCAGCAGCCTTATGTGGTTCCCCAGGCTCCCCTGTATCCAGATTACAGAAGAAGCTTCAGTCACCACTATCCGTTGCCTCCAGCCCAAGATGGGATTGTCCCGTACCATGCTGAGCAGTCCTCCTTGCTGCGCGAGACTGCCTGTTCTGAGGCCCAAACCGAGCCCTATGATGTGGTCAGTGACACAGACCCACCTGCCGAGGATATGGGCTCAAACCGCGCCGTCTTTTCCTCAACCCCTGCTGCTGTTCTGTATCCTGGAAAGGAAGAGGTGCCCAGTGGTTCAGATAGACCAGTTTCGGATGCACCTGCACCTCAAAGAGTACGCTTTAACAGCCAGAAACAAGGAGACCCTGCCATTCAGCAGAAATCTCTCGGTGAATCCTCTGCTGCGCTCTATGATGCCGAATCCAGCCAGGGCTGTTTGGAGGAGTGCGTGCTCTCTGATGTGATGCCACTCGATGGCTCCTCTATTCAGGATGTATGCCTAACTGAGAAAGGGAGCGCATCTGACCAACCATCGCAGAACCTCGCGGTGGAAGATGGACAACAAATCGAAGATGGTGCGACCACTCCCTATCCTGACTCTGGAGTGCATGAGTGCGGCCCTTCGAACCAAAGTGTTGAGTCAAAAGAGGCGATCAGCCCATCCGAGAGTTTGCCTTCCAAGGATTACTCCGATTTGGTGAGCGGTTCTGACCCCATTCCAGGGGCTGATTCTCTGGTAAGCCCAGGATCTGAAGATGTGGAGGACTTGCCTTTTCGCATCCTCCGCCTGCCCTGCACTAAAATGACCACCACCTCTCTGCTGGACAAGTCCAATCCCCTTTGGTGTGCAGAGAAGGCGAGTTCCCTGATGCCTCCCGACAGCTGCTTCCTGAGGACCGGCAGCTACAGCTATTACCCTCACGCGGACCAGGAGCGGCAGAGCGTCCTCAGTCCGTCTCTGGACGAGCTGTCCTCCAGAGACGAGCTGTTCTCCACGGATGTGGAGGATGTGGACCTAGTCTCTGAGCCGGTCTGTGTCCAAGGCGGCCGGCTGGACGATGAGGGCAGTGACCCCTATTCTGCGCTCCGTAAAGGGCATCTGGGGAGTACAGGTTCAGAAGAGCACTGCACAGCTTGCCAGGAGACCTGTTCCACCTGTGGCCTGAGCCTGAGGGCATCGAGTCCCGAGTTTGTGCACGCCGACTATCCTGAGAGGGCCGGCCACTGTGGCGGTAGCGGGGTGTTGGACGTTGCCGGTTCGGAGGAGGGCGAAGATGAGTGGAGTTCATATGAAGCACGTGATGTGTCTGTCAACTACCTGCCACAGTCCAGCAGGCGTTCTGCGTCTCCATGTTACCGGGCTCCTACATACAGTCCCAAACGGGATTTCTGTGGGGAAAGAGGAGGAACGGATTGGGACGAGCAGGGCCATGGCTACTCGAGAGAGTGCTTTGAGCGCAAAGCCGTTGGCAGAACGGACAAGAATACAGGAAGGCCTTCACGCAGTGCTCCCCCAAGATCCTACTCTG ACAAACAGTGGGGTGATGGCACCACAGGCCCAGACAAAGAGGGCTGGGGTAACAGTGTTGGGAAACCCAAAGCAAAGCCATGGAAACCTGGCAACAGGAACCAAGAACTGG GTTTAAAAGCTGCACGAAGAGGGTCCTCCTGCAAGAGGTTCGAGTCGCCGAAGCCCAGGCGAAATGAATTTGATGACCATAATGATGCAGAGTTTTCGCATTACAAAAGAGGCAGAG GGTCTGCAAAGAAAAAGGGCACAAGATACTGA